The Oncorhynchus gorbuscha isolate QuinsamMale2020 ecotype Even-year unplaced genomic scaffold, OgorEven_v1.0 Un_scaffold_1269, whole genome shotgun sequence genomic sequence AAAATATCTAGACAGAAggaaacattttacatttagaAGCAATCTAAGCTTTTCTTCATTTGTGTGTTCTTCTGTCTACAGCAGGAAATGAATCCTGCAgcgacaggaaatgtgaattattatgtggattataatgaatgagACTTCACATTTCCTGTGGCTCCAGGATTCTTttgctgctgtagcaaactgtctcaaattaagatccaaaaGCTGTGTACCTGTACTGTGTACCTGTGCTGTATACCTGTGCTGTGTATCTGTGCTGTATACCTGTGCTGTATACCTGTGCTGTGTACCTGTGCTGTGTACCTGTGCTGTGTACCGTGTGCTGTATACCTGTGCTGTGTACCGTGTGCTGTGTACCGTGTGCTGTGTACCGTGTGCTGTATACCTGTGCTGTGTACCTGTGCTGTGTACCGTGTGCTGTACACCTGTGCTGTGTACCTGTGCTGTGTACCGTGTGCTGTATACCTGTGCTGTGTTCCTGTGCTGTGTACCGTGTGCTGTATACCTGTGCTGTATACGTGCTGTACCTGtgctctgctatctctctctgaatgaccttcttgatcctgTGCTGTAGTCACCTGAGACTGTGCTCTGTATCCTGTGCACTGTGCTACCTGTCCTCTGCTCTCACCTTGTGCTGTCGGTGccttgatactgtgaaccatcagatcctcctctccaccctctcctgtgggcatctccggcgcggcccacgcttggattgcgtcctacctgtgctaccaggtggcgtggcgagaatctgtctcctcaccaccgtctcaccactggtgtcccccactCTGTTCTTGTGTATTCTCgtgtacaccaagtcacttggctctgtcataacctcacatggtctctcttatcattgctatgcagacgacacacaattaatcttctcctttcccccttctgtgaccaggtgaatacatctctgcatgtctggcagacatgtcagtgtggatgacggatcaccacctcaagctgaacctcggcaagacggagctgctcttcctcccggggaaggactacCCGTTcctgatctcgccatcacggttgacaactccactgtgtcctcctcccagagcgccaagtctgtgatcctggacaacaccctgtcgttctcaactaacatcaaggcggtggcccgttcctgtaggttcatgctctacaacatccgcagagtgtaccctgcctcacacaggaagcggcgctgTGTCCTAATGCACTTGCatctgtctggattactgcaattcGCTGTTGctggctccctgcctgtgccattaaacccctgcaactcatccagaacgccgcagcccgtctggtgttcaaccttcccaagttctctgtcaccccgctcctccgttctctccactggcttccagctgtgctacaagaccatggtgcttgcctggaGCTGTGAGGGGACCTGTGCTgtgtacctccaggctctgatcaggccctacacccaaacaagggcactgttcATACCTGTGCTGTGTACCACTGTGCTCCCGCTCAGCCCTGTGCTGTGTACCCTGGCCCCCAATGTGGAACAAACTGTCACGCGCCAGGaccggagtcaatcaccaccttccgtgctgagacacctgaaaccccacctctttggAATACCTGTGGatgttaagtaatccctctcaccccaccccctaagttttagatgcactattgttaagtgactgtcccactggatgtcataaggtgaatgcaccaatttgtaagtcgctctggataagagcgtctgctaaatgacttaaatgtaaatgtaaatgtaaatgtatacctGTGCTGTATACCTGTGCTGTGTACCGTGTGCTGTATACCTGTGCTGTGTACCGTGTGCTGTGTACCTGTGCTGTGTACCTGTGCTGTGTACCGTGTGCTGTGTACCTGGGCTGTGTACCGTGTGCTGTGTACCTGTGCTGTGTACCGTGTGCTGTGTACCTGTGCTGTGTACCGTGCGCTGTATACCGTGTGCTGTGTACCTGTGCTGTGTACCGTGTGCTGTGTACCGTGTGCTGTATACCTGTGCTGTGTACCGTGTGCTGTATACCTGTGCTGTATACCTGTGCTGTatacctgtgctgtgtgctgtgtacCGGGTGCTGTATACCTGTGCTGTGTACCTGTGCTGTATACCTGTGCTGTGTACCTGTGCTGTGTACCTGTGCTGTATACCTGTGCTGTGTACCTGTGCTGTGTACCTGTGCTGTGTACCTGTGCTGTGTACCGTGTGCTGTGTACCTGGGCTGTGTACCGTGTGCTGTGTACCTGTGCTGTGTACCTGTGCTGTGTACCGTGTGCTGTATACCGTGTGCTGTGTGTACCTGTAAAAAATCGTGTGCTGTGTACCGTGTGCTGTATACCTGTGCTGTGTACCGTGTGCTGTATACCTGTGCTGTATACCTGTGCTGTATACCTGTGCTGTATACCTGTGCTGTGTACCGGGTGCTGTATACCTGTGCTGTGTACCTGTGCTGTATACCTGTGCTGTGTACCGGGTGCTGTATACCTGTGCTGTGTTCCGGGTGCAGAAGTTTATTGGGCAGCAGCGTAAGGTCTAGCAAAGCTACACATGGTAGACAGAGAACACTTTTGGATAATTGGATAATTCATTGATATTTTTTGTTGGGGGCAAATCAAATCTGACATTTTTAAAAgtgtaaattacaaactttagaataCTTTTAAAACCTAAAATACActaagtttgcatttcctgctgtgcaggacaattctcagcaacaaaattgtgatcaaattaagatcctacatctgtagtgtgcttcccaaatggcaacccttccctcatatagtgcactactattgaccagggcccatagggaatagcgtgcactactattgaccagggcccatagggaataaggtgcactactattgaccagggcccatagggaatagggtgcactactattgaccagggcccatagggaatagggtgcactactattgaccagggcccatagggaatagggtgcactactattgaccagggcccatagggaataggggggcaTTTGAGACTCAGCCATAGAGCCTCTAAGAATAACGAAAATCCTTTTCTCTGTGATAAGCTTGGCTGTCATGGTAACCTCCATTAAATACATGCATAATTAATGGCAGCTGCTCTCCTATCTGGAGACTAACAACAATAAGAAGAGGACAAGGCTGATGAGGTAGAGAGTGAAACGCCATCATAACACAAACACCAGccattcacctgtaaccaggtgagacaCCATCATAATACAaacacctgtcattcacctgtaaccaggtgagacaACATCATAACACAAACATCTGccattcacctgtaaccaggtgagacaccatcataacacaaccatctgtcattcacctgtaaccaggtgagacaccatcataacacaaccatctgtcattcacctgtaaccaggtgagacgtcatcataacacaaacacctgtcattcacctgtaaccaggtgagacaccatcataacacaaacacctgtcattcacctgtaaccaggtgagacgtcatcataacacaaacacctgtcattcacctgtaaccaggtgagacaccatcataacacaaacacctgccattcacctgtaaccaggtgagacGCCATCATAATACAaacacctgtcattcacctgtaaccaggtgagacaACATCATAACACAAACATCTGccattcacctgtaaccaggtgagacaccatcataacacaacc encodes the following:
- the LOC124022023 gene encoding keratin-associated protein 10-2-like; this translates as MYTCAVYLCCVPCAVYLCCVPCAVYLCCVPVLCTVCCVPGLCTVCCVPVLCTVCCVPVLCTVRCIPCAVYLCCVPCAVYRVLYTCAVYRVLYTCAVYLCCIPVLCAVYRVLYTCAVYLCCIPVLCTCAVYLCCIPVLCTCAVYLCCVPVLCTVCCVPGLCTVCCVPVLCTCAVYRVLYTVCCVYL